The bacterium region CGAGAAGCGGGAGTCGCCGCCTGAGCAAGCAGCGTGATCCGATCGCAGATCCGTAGATCTGCAGAGGGTCGCGCGACGCAGCGCAGGCGGATGCATCGCGCTTCGCAGCCGCAGCCTCCCTGTGCAGAGGTTCCCTAGCGCGGATATCTGCCCGCAGCCCTGTTCCCCAGTCTCCGCATGGCTATAATGCCGCCCGCGCGAAACACCAGCCCTGAACGGGAGACTGAATGGCAAAAAAGGACCTCGTGACCGTTAGCGGCCAGGTCGAGAAGATTCTCGGCGGTGGGCGCTACCAGATAAAGCTCGACAACGAGCACGTGATCACGGCCCAACTCTCGGGCCGTATGCGACGCTTCCACATCCGCGTCATCACCGGAGACCGCGTGCAATGCGGCATCTCCCCCTATGACCCCACACACGGCTTCATCACGTACAGGGAACCGCTGGGCGGACGTCCCAAGCCCTAGTACCTTGAATCGCAGCTATCCCAGCAAGCCGCGGCGAACTGGCGCTCGTGTCGGGAAAGGGCGCCAGCGTCACGCATGGATTCGCGTCTAGCCGAACCGCTTGCCGTGGCCCTGAGATAGGGTACACGCTCTGGCCATACCAAGTCTCGGGTGAGAGCAATGTCGGACACGACCTCAAAGCCACCTCCGCTTCCTCCGATGCCGAGCGTTCCGGTCGATGCCATCACACGACCGCTGAACCGCTTTCTGCATATCGAGGCAGCCAGTGGTGCCGTGTTGATCCTGTTCACGATCGCCGCACTGATCCTCGCAAACTCCCCGATCGCAGGTGATTTCCACCATCTGCTCGAGACCCCGATCGGCATCTCGATCGGATCCTTCGCCCTGAACTACAGCTTGCACCATTGGATCAACGACGGACTGATGACGATCTTCTTTTTCGTCGTCGGCCTGGAGATCAAGCGCGAGTTCGTCTTCGGGGAATTGCGTGACCCCAAGAAAGCGGCGCTTCCGCTCGCCGCCGCAATAGGCGGCATGGTGGCCCCCGCCGGGATCTATCTGCTCCTTCAGGGAAGCGGACCGGCAGCACGGGGCTGGGGAATTCCGATGGCGACCGACATCGCGTTCGTCGTCGGATGCATGGCCGTTCTCGGCCCGCGCATCCCTCACGGCCTGCGCATCATGTTGCTCTCACTCGCGATCGTCGATGACATCGGAGCGATCATCGTGATTGCAATCGGCTACACCGAGGGCCTGGACCTCAGATCGCTCTTCATCGGTTGCGCGGGTTTCTTGGTGTGCGTCTTCTTCAATCGCATCGGCATTCGCAGCGTGGCCGTCTACATCGTCGTGGGCATCGCCATCTGGTACTCGTTCATGATGTCGGGCATACACGCTACGGTTTCAGGAGT contains the following coding sequences:
- the infA gene encoding translation initiation factor IF-1, whose translation is MAKKDLVTVSGQVEKILGGGRYQIKLDNEHVITAQLSGRMRRFHIRVITGDRVQCGISPYDPTHGFITYREPLGGRPKP
- the nhaA gene encoding Na+/H+ antiporter NhaA, coding for MSDTTSKPPPLPPMPSVPVDAITRPLNRFLHIEAASGAVLILFTIAALILANSPIAGDFHHLLETPIGISIGSFALNYSLHHWINDGLMTIFFFVVGLEIKREFVFGELRDPKKAALPLAAAIGGMVAPAGIYLLLQGSGPAARGWGIPMATDIAFVVGCMAVLGPRIPHGLRIMLLSLAIVDDIGAIIVIAIGYTEGLDLRSLFIGCAGFLVCVFFNRIGIRSVAVYIVVGIAIWYSFMMSGIHATVSGVVLGLITPGRPWIDDGLFGDAVRKTAGLIRGNDSNGSTQRHDMLRQMAVAARETIPPLERLESLLHPWVSFAIMPVFAFANAGVHLDSSGFSNPIGLAVIAGLLLGKPIGIFLTSFVAVRLGVARLPSGLGWSGVIGGGFLGGIGFTMALFIAGLALDGDMLDASKIGILVGSLASAIVGSAILIVVLPKPTDHAR